One window of the Candidatus Chryseobacterium colombiense genome contains the following:
- a CDS encoding PhzF family phenazine biosynthesis protein: MKLELYQIDSFTEEIFRGNQACVVPLKNWLPDETLFKITRENAVAETAFFIDNGNTIQIRWFTPEIEMDLCGHATLATAHCLVSHLNYQKSKIIFETQVGELTVEIKDGMYYMDFPSRMPEPSTLPDIITKSLNIQPKEVFKSRDYVLVYDSEEDIKNIQIERSIFDLINLDPGGVVVTAVGTDSDFVSRYFTPQSTILEDPVTGSAYCSLIPFWASRLGKDTLFSRQISEREGQLYCENKNERVIVAGKARTYSQGHIWTE; the protein is encoded by the coding sequence ATGAAGTTAGAATTATATCAAATAGATTCCTTTACAGAGGAAATTTTCCGAGGAAACCAGGCTTGTGTTGTTCCCTTAAAAAATTGGTTGCCCGATGAAACACTGTTTAAAATAACCCGTGAAAACGCTGTAGCCGAAACAGCTTTTTTTATAGACAACGGGAATACAATTCAGATTAGATGGTTTACACCTGAGATTGAAATGGATTTATGTGGACATGCCACCCTTGCAACAGCTCATTGTTTAGTTTCGCATTTGAATTATCAAAAAAGCAAAATTATATTTGAAACTCAAGTTGGTGAATTGACAGTCGAAATAAAGGATGGTATGTATTATATGGATTTTCCGTCCAGAATGCCCGAACCATCTACCCTTCCTGATATCATTACAAAATCTCTTAACATCCAACCTAAAGAAGTCTTTAAGTCAAGAGACTATGTTCTGGTATACGATTCCGAAGAAGACATAAAAAACATACAAATTGAAAGATCTATTTTTGACCTTATCAATCTGGACCCGGGAGGTGTTGTTGTAACAGCAGTCGGCACTGATAGCGATTTTGTTTCAAGATACTTTACTCCACAATCGACCATACTCGAAGATCCTGTTACCGGCTCAGCATATTGTTCGCTGATTCCGTTTTGGGCTTCAAGATTAGGAAAAGACACCCTTTTTTCACGTCAAATCTCAGAAAGAGAAGGTCAGCTCTATTGTGAGAATAAAAATGAAAGAGTGATTGTGGCAGGAAAAGCCAGAACGTATTCCCAAGGACACATTTGGACAGAATAG
- a CDS encoding RagB/SusD family nutrient uptake outer membrane protein translates to MKSTFLNINKIILSVAVMSLIGCTNLDEKLLDEVPSSIAADPEASLAAAYGQLGDGTFVDHGSVFALQEYSTDEAILPTRGSDWGDGGKWRAMHEFTWDSNSDVVKTTFNQLTLGITKSLTAIGSINQSNISNKALFLAEAKGLLAYYTYTTIDLFGQAPYRDPDNLNAPIEIKKAETTIDALITEVEGLIPNLADIKTQNTHAGRFTKQAAYALLADMYLNRAVLKNKTAATFNFTEQAVNGGGTDMDKVIQYSNLLINGGLFSLESNYFHNFDINNDNSKELIFTIVQKKNSLRNADNDLAYMSMERIQKPSPDNRGTNASCITPEFYYSWNGNHDDPRFQRTYQYEDGTWFRNDGTDISVPSTSKVEGTGKPWFHFNRGLQVGQQYGPKILANGNFDMTADGRIKVYKLFTEKNTTLAADFTPELNFDNPSEAVFTQAQINRGVRNFKFEFDPGYGNNGTSGMDVPLYRLGTIYMMRAEAYFRSGNMTAALADMNKLRTSRTNDALKNNTPGVALTSLDANTLFKESGYELYWEMYRRKAMIRFGKFDLAGTAKPATQPYRRIFPIPQATLDVSKEFAQNPGY, encoded by the coding sequence ATGAAATCAACATTTTTAAATATTAATAAAATCATTTTATCCGTTGCCGTTATGTCTTTAATAGGATGTACCAATCTGGATGAAAAATTACTTGACGAAGTCCCTAGCTCAATCGCTGCAGATCCAGAAGCTTCTTTAGCCGCAGCTTATGGCCAGCTTGGCGACGGAACATTTGTAGATCACGGAAGTGTATTTGCTTTACAGGAATATTCTACGGATGAAGCCATCTTACCAACCAGAGGAAGTGATTGGGGAGACGGCGGAAAATGGAGAGCGATGCATGAATTTACCTGGGATTCTAATAGTGATGTGGTAAAAACAACATTCAATCAGCTGACATTAGGGATTACCAAATCTTTAACAGCTATAGGAAGCATTAACCAAAGCAATATAAGCAATAAAGCTTTATTTTTAGCGGAAGCAAAGGGTTTATTGGCTTATTACACCTATACAACAATAGATCTGTTCGGACAGGCTCCTTACAGAGATCCGGATAATCTGAATGCCCCTATAGAGATTAAGAAAGCAGAAACAACGATTGATGCTTTAATTACTGAAGTTGAAGGGCTTATTCCCAATTTGGCGGATATTAAAACTCAAAATACTCACGCCGGAAGATTTACAAAACAGGCGGCTTATGCTTTATTGGCCGATATGTACCTGAACAGAGCTGTCTTAAAAAATAAAACAGCTGCTACCTTCAATTTTACAGAACAGGCAGTCAACGGAGGCGGAACAGATATGGATAAAGTCATTCAATATTCCAATCTGTTGATCAACGGAGGACTGTTCAGCTTAGAATCCAATTATTTCCATAATTTCGATATCAATAATGACAATAGTAAAGAATTGATTTTCACGATTGTTCAGAAGAAAAATTCGCTTAGAAATGCGGATAACGACTTAGCCTATATGTCAATGGAAAGAATTCAGAAACCATCTCCCGATAACAGGGGAACAAATGCTTCCTGCATCACTCCTGAATTCTATTATTCATGGAACGGAAATCATGATGACCCTCGTTTCCAAAGAACTTATCAGTATGAAGACGGAACATGGTTCAGAAATGACGGAACCGATATAAGCGTACCCTCAACAAGTAAAGTGGAAGGAACAGGAAAGCCTTGGTTTCACTTCAATAGAGGTTTACAGGTTGGTCAGCAATATGGTCCTAAAATTCTTGCTAATGGTAACTTTGATATGACCGCTGATGGAAGAATTAAAGTTTATAAACTATTCACAGAAAAAAATACAACCCTTGCCGCAGATTTCACTCCTGAACTTAATTTTGACAATCCTTCAGAAGCTGTATTTACACAAGCTCAAATCAATAGAGGAGTAAGAAACTTTAAGTTTGAATTTGATCCTGGTTACGGAAACAACGGAACCAGCGGAATGGATGTGCCATTGTACAGATTAGGAACCATCTATATGATGAGAGCAGAAGCCTATTTCAGAAGTGGAAATATGACTGCAGCTTTGGCAGATATGAACAAATTAAGAACAAGCAGAACCAATGATGCTTTAAAGAACAATACACCAGGTGTTGCACTTACTTCTTTGGATGCCAATACATTATTTAAAGAATCAGGATATGAACTGTATTGGGAAATGTACAGAAGAAAAGCAATGATCAGGTTTGGAAAATTTGATCTTGCAGGAACAGCAAAACCTGCGACTCAACCCTACAGAAGAATTTTTCCGATTCCACAGGCAACTCTTGATGTTTCTAAGGAATTTGCTCAAAACCCGGGCTATTAA
- a CDS encoding SusC/RagA family TonB-linked outer membrane protein, translated as MYHKINFLKFKKLIPIALIFLVSNQAHAEGIFKHSPISFQIKETITGNVKDQEGSAIEGAKITVVETGETTTTDASGNFTVSANTGQTLSISYEGYATQTIRISGTSVSVNLKSKKEAASIEEVTLVGYGSQKKSDVTGAISQLKAANFKEGMNISVDNLMQGKVAGVRIVQTSGEPGAGVNVSIRGIGSIRSGSTPLFVVDGVPLNNDPVSSSSPDFGLGNTAAKNPLNFLNTSDIESITVLKDASAAAIYGARGSNGVVLVTTKRGKKGEPLFTYDTYLGFSSVIKKLDLLTADEYRAAGIDKSYDHGGNTDWQDEIYRNAVSSNHSVSFSKATDTGSYFASLSHMDQDGIVLNSSFKRTTARINAEESFLDDKRLKVKVNLTASDIRETGIPNGGTAGSDGQLIIHALMANPTRSVYDENGNYTNFNMNAHYNPLYLLSVYQDKTNTFRVLGNTEATLRILPGLNYKFNLGIDRSLSERNTTMFPNITDRSPKGIYSQANLDTYNILLEHYLTYDFSLGRHNFNWLAGFSYQKFKATATYWGVRNFLAQGAGIPPEINPGYSGDVFVPQPGTDQENELQSYFGRVNYNFDKKYFLTASLRADGSTRFGDNNKYGYFPSVAVGWTISNENFLKGNSIINELKLRASWGQTGNQEVQNKITKQSYLLSQSAGYYLYDNLNLINGVTVVRTPFPDLKWETVEQTNIGLDFSLWKNKVYGSLEYYNKSTKDAILRISSPALSPTPMIWRNSDGTIINKGFEFSIGSEIIKNENFTWNLDVNGATVHNEVKGLPVSEIYSGSVSGPGLSGVTANIYKNGYQAGSFYMYHYLGIDANGKYIYEDVDGDGTIGQKDKKIFEGPIPKFTFGINSYMKYKKFDFSFSFIGQTGGYLVNNTALDLSINNLASDRNVLKNFYDSGASFTNQPQLSSLYLEKSDFIRLNNVRLGYTFDINQLKFLKSINLYVSAQNLLTITSYTGYDPLVDTNKQVDGNQSLGIDYTTYPSAKTFILGATVKF; from the coding sequence ATGTACCACAAAATTAATTTTTTAAAATTTAAAAAGCTAATTCCGATTGCATTGATTTTCCTGGTTTCTAATCAGGCTCATGCAGAAGGAATTTTTAAACACTCTCCTATCTCTTTTCAGATTAAGGAAACCATTACCGGAAATGTAAAAGATCAGGAAGGTTCTGCCATAGAAGGCGCAAAAATTACTGTTGTAGAAACCGGAGAAACAACGACTACCGATGCATCAGGAAATTTTACGGTTTCTGCCAATACCGGACAGACATTATCCATTTCTTATGAAGGTTATGCCACACAGACCATAAGAATTTCAGGAACTTCAGTTTCTGTGAATCTGAAATCAAAAAAAGAAGCCGCTTCCATTGAAGAGGTTACTTTAGTAGGATACGGTTCACAGAAAAAATCTGATGTTACTGGAGCTATAAGCCAGCTGAAAGCAGCCAATTTCAAAGAAGGAATGAATATTTCCGTGGATAATCTGATGCAGGGAAAAGTAGCGGGTGTCCGTATCGTACAGACGAGCGGTGAACCGGGAGCAGGAGTGAATGTTTCCATCAGAGGGATCGGTTCCATCAGAAGCGGAAGTACTCCTCTATTTGTTGTAGACGGTGTTCCTTTAAATAATGATCCTGTAAGTTCGTCTAGTCCTGATTTTGGGTTGGGAAATACTGCAGCAAAAAATCCACTGAATTTTTTAAATACCAGTGACATCGAATCGATTACTGTTTTAAAAGATGCTTCTGCGGCAGCAATCTATGGAGCAAGAGGTTCGAACGGTGTTGTTTTGGTGACTACTAAAAGAGGAAAAAAAGGAGAACCTTTATTTACCTACGATACCTACTTAGGATTTTCTTCTGTGATCAAAAAATTAGATCTCTTAACAGCAGATGAATACAGAGCAGCAGGAATAGACAAATCTTACGATCATGGCGGAAATACAGACTGGCAGGATGAAATTTACAGAAATGCAGTATCTTCCAATCATTCTGTTTCATTTTCAAAAGCTACAGACACGGGAAGCTATTTTGCGTCGCTTTCTCATATGGATCAGGACGGTATTGTGCTGAACAGCAGTTTCAAAAGAACGACAGCCCGTATCAATGCAGAAGAATCTTTCCTTGATGATAAAAGATTAAAAGTTAAAGTAAACCTAACCGCGAGTGATATCAGAGAAACAGGTATTCCAAACGGTGGAACTGCAGGATCTGATGGACAGTTGATTATCCACGCTTTGATGGCTAATCCTACCCGTTCGGTATATGATGAAAACGGAAATTATACCAACTTCAATATGAATGCTCATTACAATCCGTTATATTTATTGAGCGTGTATCAGGATAAAACCAACACCTTCCGTGTATTAGGAAATACAGAAGCTACGCTGAGAATTCTACCGGGGCTGAATTATAAATTCAATTTAGGGATTGACAGAAGTTTGTCTGAAAGAAATACAACGATGTTCCCAAATATTACTGACAGAAGCCCGAAAGGAATCTATTCTCAGGCAAATCTTGACACTTATAACATTCTTCTAGAACATTATCTCACTTACGATTTCAGCTTAGGCAGACATAATTTTAATTGGTTAGCCGGTTTTTCCTATCAAAAATTCAAAGCAACAGCTACGTATTGGGGAGTAAGAAACTTCCTGGCTCAAGGAGCCGGAATTCCACCTGAAATTAATCCCGGATATTCCGGAGATGTTTTTGTTCCACAGCCTGGAACGGATCAGGAAAATGAGTTACAGTCATACTTCGGAAGGGTCAACTACAATTTCGATAAAAAATATTTCTTAACAGCTTCTTTAAGAGCTGATGGTTCTACCCGTTTTGGAGATAACAACAAATATGGATATTTCCCGTCAGTTGCTGTAGGCTGGACGATTTCCAATGAAAACTTTTTGAAAGGAAACTCGATCATTAATGAATTAAAATTAAGAGCAAGTTGGGGGCAGACCGGTAATCAGGAAGTTCAGAACAAAATTACAAAGCAAAGTTATTTACTATCACAGTCTGCAGGATATTATTTATATGATAATTTGAATCTGATTAACGGAGTTACAGTCGTAAGGACTCCTTTCCCTGATTTGAAATGGGAAACCGTAGAGCAGACTAATATCGGTTTAGATTTCAGCTTATGGAAAAATAAAGTATACGGATCGTTGGAATATTATAATAAATCAACAAAAGATGCGATTCTGCGTATTTCGTCCCCAGCATTAAGCCCAACGCCAATGATCTGGAGAAATTCTGACGGAACGATCATTAATAAAGGTTTTGAATTCTCTATCGGGTCTGAAATTATCAAAAATGAAAACTTCACGTGGAATCTTGATGTAAATGGAGCTACGGTTCATAATGAAGTGAAAGGTCTTCCTGTTTCAGAAATTTATTCGGGATCAGTATCTGGTCCAGGACTTTCAGGGGTTACTGCCAATATATATAAAAACGGTTATCAGGCGGGATCTTTTTATATGTACCATTATTTAGGAATTGATGCAAACGGTAAATATATTTATGAAGATGTAGACGGCGATGGCACGATTGGCCAGAAAGACAAAAAAATCTTTGAAGGGCCTATTCCCAAATTTACTTTCGGGATCAATTCTTATATGAAGTACAAAAAATTTGATTTTTCTTTCTCTTTTATCGGGCAAACTGGAGGTTACCTGGTCAACAATACCGCATTGGATTTAAGTATCAACAATCTGGCTTCAGACCGAAACGTTTTGAAAAACTTCTATGATTCAGGAGCAAGTTTTACCAATCAACCGCAATTGTCTTCTTTATATCTTGAAAAATCAGACTTTATCCGCCTAAATAATGTAAGATTAGGATATACTTTCGACATCAATCAGCTTAAATTTCTGAAAAGCATTAATCTTTACGTGAGTGCACAGAACTTACTAACAATTACAAGCTATACAGGTTACGATCCACTTGTTGATACCAACAAACAAGTAGATGGAAACCAGTCGTTGGGAATTGACTACACGACGTATCCATCTGCAAAAACTTTCATTTTGGGAGCTACTGTTAAATTTTAA
- a CDS encoding phosphatidylinositol-specific phospholipase C1-like protein, which yields MKKAVFLSLYISSFNLFWAQSQNLNNLKINEIQVIGSHNSYKKAILPEVYTYLSKKDSLNFLPRIQYEHIPIPQQLDLGLRNLEIDVYADSKGGKYAHPKILDLVKTSQPFDPEGKMKKPGYKMIHINDIDYQTHYYTLEDCLKDLKKWSDAHPDHDPVFITLEPKDGKANQFGTEPEHYTSKLFDDLDNELKNYLGKNKIITPDDIRGNYKTLNEAVLHKNWPKVKEAKGKFLFVLDNNSENRDLYMKGHPSLKGRMVFTNSTPGTPESAVVFMNDPSSEISDLVKQGYIVRTRADADTMEARKEDYSRFEKAKESGAQIITTDYYQSSKLFKSSYKISFDKNTYERKNPLN from the coding sequence ATGAAAAAGGCGGTATTCCTAAGTTTGTATATATCTTCATTCAACCTTTTTTGGGCGCAATCTCAGAACCTGAACAATTTAAAGATTAATGAAATTCAGGTGATTGGTTCGCACAATTCTTATAAAAAGGCTATTCTGCCGGAAGTTTATACCTATTTATCTAAAAAAGATTCTCTGAATTTTCTTCCCAGAATTCAGTACGAGCATATTCCGATTCCTCAACAGCTGGATTTAGGATTAAGAAACCTTGAAATAGATGTGTATGCAGACAGCAAAGGCGGAAAATATGCACATCCTAAGATTTTAGATCTGGTAAAGACAAGTCAGCCTTTTGACCCGGAAGGGAAAATGAAAAAACCTGGATATAAAATGATTCATATTAACGATATTGATTATCAGACCCATTATTATACACTGGAAGACTGCCTGAAAGATTTGAAAAAATGGTCTGATGCACATCCTGATCATGATCCTGTTTTCATTACATTGGAGCCTAAGGACGGGAAAGCCAACCAGTTCGGAACAGAACCTGAACATTATACTTCAAAATTGTTCGATGATTTAGACAATGAATTAAAAAACTATTTGGGCAAAAATAAAATCATTACACCGGATGATATCAGAGGGAATTATAAAACGTTGAATGAAGCGGTTTTACACAAAAACTGGCCGAAAGTAAAAGAGGCTAAAGGAAAATTCCTTTTTGTACTGGACAACAACAGTGAGAACAGGGATTTGTATATGAAAGGTCATCCGTCTTTAAAAGGAAGAATGGTATTTACCAATTCCACTCCTGGAACTCCTGAATCGGCTGTTGTATTTATGAATGATCCAAGTTCTGAGATTTCGGATTTAGTAAAACAAGGATATATTGTCCGAACCAGAGCCGATGCAGATACGATGGAAGCAAGGAAAGAAGATTATTCAAGATTTGAAAAAGCGAAAGAAAGCGGGGCACAGATCATCACGACGGATTATTATCAGTCGAGTAAATTATTCAAGTCCAGCTATAAAATCAGTTTTGATAAGAATACGTACGAAAGGAAAAATCCTTTGAATTAA
- a CDS encoding metallophosphoesterase yields the protein MNKGILSFLFFIFSLLPAQQKSVQIAFLSDVHFQDLYGNFSDHDFKGIFNSKTGKQTILRTMDAQLHSTRIFNENYFAFLKALDDIALKGIKIIAMPGDFSDDGQAYNLRGLHKILDQYHKKYGIDFYLTTGNHDPVGPFRQDAGKDNFLGEDGSPLGIYSKENMGKVKNKVITKDIAESGYLEILHELKDFGFYPQKENLFWSTPFNFQSVKNYSYEKALRSADYSQRMYEVSKGFSVPDMSYVVEPVKGIWMVAIDGNTYIPKNANENPNIPSNYKGASIGYNNVLTHKKHLIEWIKKITQEAKVNGKTVIAFTHYPMIDFNDGATNEIKKLLGEKKWQLERVPEEDVAEAFAENGLQIHFAGHMHINDTGIIKKEGKILVNIQVPSLAAYLPAYKILTIQSPDKMEVRTEVLNKVPYFDALFPLYEKEYAALEKGKNKIIWNRDILQSKSYHDFMLFHLKELVRLRMIPDDWPKDFIEKVQHLNGEDLLLFIFNQNQLKEKNIHSANFRTWTFEDVLLDLYKFQSADELAKKDIPKERLQQYEILEKLYQENQSQDSFLLQLQSVFKILKLLSNGDPADHFEIDLKKQEIRKL from the coding sequence ATGAATAAAGGAATTTTATCGTTTCTGTTTTTTATTTTTTCCCTGTTACCGGCCCAACAAAAGTCTGTTCAGATTGCTTTTCTTTCAGATGTTCATTTTCAGGATCTGTATGGGAATTTTTCAGACCATGATTTCAAAGGCATTTTTAATTCTAAAACAGGAAAACAGACCATTTTAAGAACCATGGATGCTCAGTTGCATTCAACAAGGATTTTTAATGAAAATTATTTTGCTTTTCTGAAAGCTTTAGATGATATCGCTTTGAAAGGAATCAAAATTATAGCCATGCCCGGCGATTTTTCAGATGATGGACAGGCTTATAACCTTCGAGGACTTCACAAAATTCTAGACCAATATCATAAAAAATACGGAATTGATTTTTACCTCACTACGGGAAATCATGATCCTGTAGGCCCGTTTCGACAGGATGCAGGAAAAGATAATTTTCTCGGAGAGGACGGAAGCCCATTGGGAATTTACAGCAAGGAAAATATGGGAAAGGTAAAAAATAAAGTCATTACCAAAGACATTGCAGAATCCGGATATCTCGAAATTTTACATGAACTGAAAGATTTTGGTTTTTATCCGCAAAAAGAAAACCTCTTCTGGAGTACACCTTTCAATTTCCAATCGGTTAAAAATTATTCTTACGAAAAAGCTTTACGCAGTGCAGATTATTCTCAAAGGATGTACGAAGTATCAAAAGGATTTTCCGTTCCCGATATGAGCTATGTGGTTGAACCAGTAAAAGGAATCTGGATGGTGGCCATTGACGGAAATACCTATATTCCAAAAAATGCAAATGAAAATCCCAATATCCCTTCTAATTATAAAGGGGCAAGTATTGGTTACAACAATGTTTTGACTCATAAAAAACATCTGATCGAGTGGATAAAAAAAATTACGCAGGAAGCAAAGGTTAATGGAAAAACAGTGATTGCTTTCACCCATTATCCGATGATCGATTTTAATGACGGAGCTACGAACGAAATTAAAAAACTATTAGGCGAAAAAAAATGGCAGCTGGAAAGGGTTCCTGAAGAAGACGTTGCAGAAGCTTTTGCTGAAAACGGATTGCAGATCCATTTTGCAGGCCATATGCACATCAATGATACAGGAATCATAAAAAAGGAGGGTAAAATACTCGTAAATATTCAGGTTCCTTCATTGGCGGCTTATCTTCCTGCTTATAAAATACTCACCATACAATCTCCTGATAAAATGGAGGTCCGAACGGAAGTTTTAAATAAAGTTCCCTATTTCGATGCATTATTTCCTTTGTATGAAAAGGAATATGCAGCCTTAGAAAAAGGCAAAAATAAAATCATCTGGAACAGGGATATTCTGCAGTCAAAATCATATCATGATTTTATGCTGTTTCATCTTAAAGAACTGGTTCGATTGAGGATGATTCCCGATGACTGGCCGAAAGATTTTATCGAAAAAGTCCAACATTTGAATGGAGAAGACCTGTTACTTTTTATTTTTAATCAAAATCAATTAAAAGAAAAGAACATCCACTCAGCAAACTTCAGAACATGGACTTTTGAAGATGTCTTACTTGATCTCTATAAATTTCAGTCGGCTGATGAACTGGCAAAAAAAGATATTCCAAAAGAAAGGCTGCAGCAATATGAAATCCTGGAAAAGCTTTATCAGGAAAATCAATCACAAGATTCTTTCCTATTGCAATTACAATCTGTATTTAAAATTTTGAAGTTACTTTCAAACGGAGATCCTGCAGATCATTTTGAGATAGATTTAAAAAAACAGGAAATCAGGAAACTTTAA
- a CDS encoding NAD(P)-dependent alcohol dehydrogenase, which produces MKAVRFFGHKDVRVVNDMEKPTPKGDEVLLKIGGAGVCHSDLHIIDEGTVNGSVFTLGHENAGWIEEVGSDVKDYKKGDAVLVYGPWGCGHCKPCQQSKENYCDHQSEMAYGGGLGLNGGMADYMLVPSSRLLVPIFDLDPVIAAPLTDAALTPYSAIKRSISKLTPDEFVVVIGVGGLGHVAIQILREISASTIIACDVTEEKLAFAKELGATYTINSKDEDAAEQIQKITGIKKAKVVIDFVGATSTIELGTKTVSLDGDLTIVGLGGGHYQYSMSGLPFGVSMTNPYWGSRVELMEVVGLARQKKIHIEIEKYTLDQANEVYDRMRNGKIKGRAVLVP; this is translated from the coding sequence ATGAAAGCAGTACGTTTTTTTGGCCATAAGGATGTTCGTGTCGTAAACGATATGGAAAAACCCACTCCAAAAGGAGATGAAGTTTTATTAAAAATAGGAGGTGCAGGTGTCTGCCATTCTGATCTTCATATTATTGACGAGGGTACCGTAAACGGCTCTGTATTTACATTAGGACATGAAAATGCAGGCTGGATAGAGGAAGTGGGATCTGATGTAAAAGATTACAAAAAGGGAGACGCTGTTTTAGTATATGGACCTTGGGGATGTGGACATTGCAAGCCTTGCCAGCAATCCAAAGAAAACTATTGTGATCATCAGTCTGAAATGGCTTATGGAGGAGGCTTGGGTCTTAATGGAGGTATGGCTGATTATATGCTTGTCCCCTCTTCACGCCTATTGGTTCCTATTTTTGATTTAGATCCTGTGATTGCCGCTCCGCTTACCGATGCCGCTCTTACTCCCTATTCTGCCATTAAAAGATCGATCTCCAAACTAACTCCTGACGAGTTTGTTGTCGTAATCGGTGTTGGAGGTTTAGGACATGTTGCCATACAGATTTTAAGAGAAATCAGTGCCAGTACGATCATCGCCTGTGATGTTACAGAAGAAAAGCTTGCTTTTGCAAAAGAGCTCGGTGCTACCTATACAATCAATTCCAAAGACGAAGATGCAGCGGAACAGATCCAAAAAATTACTGGTATCAAAAAAGCCAAGGTTGTTATTGATTTTGTAGGAGCTACTTCTACCATCGAACTAGGTACGAAAACTGTGAGCTTAGATGGAGATCTTACTATTGTAGGATTAGGTGGCGGACATTATCAATACAGTATGTCCGGTTTACCTTTTGGAGTAAGCATGACCAATCCGTATTGGGGCTCCAGAGTAGAACTGATGGAAGTGGTGGGACTGGCCCGTCAGAAAAAAATCCACATAGAAATTGAAAAATATACACTGGATCAGGCCAATGAAGTCTACGATCGTATGAGAAACGGAAAAATAAAAGGCAGAGCCGTACTGGTTCCATAA